A window of Halomonas sp. H10-9-1 contains these coding sequences:
- a CDS encoding sugar kinase, translating into MSHSSTPNPEILTFGEAMTMFIAETSGGLAEAERFQRRIAGADTNVAIGLARLGFHVGWLSRVGNDDFGTFIRRTLEAEGLDCRHLSVDADHPTGLLFKERAEGGADPKVAYFRRGSAASQLAPSDADAIDFSALRHLHATGIPPALSSSVRELSHHMLGQARAAGATISFDPNLRPSLWTSESEMRETLNSLAAQSDWVLPGLAEGRLLTGLDTPEAIADYYLERGAKAVIIKLGPQGSYYRGSLGGEEASATIPGFKVAEVIDTVGAGDGFAVGVVSALLDGRSPQEAARRGNLIGSLAVQVVGDMEGLPSREQLTAMEAGLPALSSP; encoded by the coding sequence ATGAGCCACTCTTCGACACCCAACCCCGAGATCCTCACCTTTGGCGAGGCGATGACCATGTTTATCGCCGAGACCAGCGGTGGACTGGCCGAGGCCGAGCGCTTTCAACGCCGCATTGCCGGTGCCGACACCAACGTCGCCATCGGCCTGGCTCGCCTTGGCTTCCATGTCGGCTGGCTAAGCCGAGTCGGCAATGATGACTTTGGCACCTTCATCCGGCGCACCCTGGAGGCCGAGGGGCTCGACTGTCGTCATCTGAGCGTCGACGCCGACCACCCCACCGGACTGCTGTTCAAGGAGCGGGCCGAGGGCGGTGCCGACCCGAAGGTTGCCTACTTCCGTCGCGGCAGTGCCGCCAGCCAGCTAGCGCCTTCCGATGCAGACGCCATCGATTTCTCGGCGCTGCGCCACCTGCATGCCACCGGCATTCCGCCGGCGCTCTCTTCCAGCGTAAGGGAGCTCTCCCACCACATGCTGGGGCAGGCGCGAGCCGCCGGGGCCACCATCTCCTTCGACCCCAACCTGCGTCCCAGCCTGTGGACGAGCGAGAGCGAGATGCGCGAGACCCTCAATTCACTGGCCGCGCAGAGCGACTGGGTGCTGCCGGGACTTGCGGAGGGACGCCTGCTGACGGGCCTCGACACTCCCGAGGCCATCGCCGACTACTATCTCGAGCGGGGCGCCAAGGCCGTGATCATCAAGCTGGGCCCTCAAGGCAGTTACTATCGCGGCAGCCTCGGCGGAGAGGAGGCCAGCGCCACCATCCCCGGATTCAAGGTGGCAGAGGTGATCGACACCGTGGGTGCCGGCGACGGCTTCGCCGTCGGCGTGGTCAGTGCCCTGCTCGACGGTCGCTCGCCTCAAGAGGCCGCAAGGCGTGGCAACCTGATCGGATCACTGGCGGTACAGGTAGTGGGCGATATGGAGGGCCTGCCGAGCCGCGAACAGCTCACGGCCATGGAGGCCGGCCTTCCCGCGCTATCGTCTCCATAA
- a CDS encoding CidA/LrgA family protein, producing MSTLRGFLWLIGFLLLGEMLINLTGLPVSAGVVGMLALTAWLVLHGGGFDDIAAAARPLIAVLVLLIMPGVVGIFFMLDELAGQLAAILAALLLSTLLSVFTTLWLLRRLMHDEDRPDA from the coding sequence ATGTCGACACTGCGCGGTTTCCTCTGGCTGATCGGCTTCCTGCTGCTCGGCGAGATGCTGATCAACCTCACCGGCCTGCCCGTCTCCGCCGGGGTCGTCGGCATGCTCGCGCTTACCGCCTGGCTGGTCCTCCACGGCGGCGGCTTCGACGACATCGCCGCCGCGGCCCGACCGCTGATCGCCGTGCTGGTGCTACTGATCATGCCCGGGGTGGTGGGGATCTTCTTCATGCTCGACGAGCTGGCCGGCCAGCTGGCCGCGATCCTCGCCGCCCTGCTGCTGAGCACCCTGCTCAGCGTCTTCACCACCCTGTGGCTGCTGCGCCGCCTGATGCACGACGAGGACCGGCCCGATGCCTGA
- a CDS encoding D-glycerate dehydrogenase, whose amino-acid sequence MKKHILVHGRLTHAQLAQLAERFEVHVCQGDSPAEDPAFLAALPRVHGLIGSGLAITPEWLDAAPNLEAVATISVGYDGIPVEELTRRGILLCNTPDVLTETTADTGFALILAASRRVVELADFVRRGDWQASIGEAQFGSDVHGKTLGMIGFGRIGAAVARRGALGFGMRVLYSNASPKPALEQELGAERREMDALLEEADIICVTVPLTAETEHLIGAREFNLMKPSAIFVNIARGRVVREADLIAALEKGQVRAAGLDVFEQEPLSPESPLPHMPNVVALPHIGSATRETRDAMAQRAVDNISRALQGQRPISLVNEDAWRPA is encoded by the coding sequence ATGAAGAAACATATCCTGGTCCATGGCCGCCTGACACACGCCCAGCTGGCACAGCTCGCCGAACGCTTCGAGGTTCACGTCTGCCAGGGCGATAGCCCAGCCGAGGATCCCGCCTTCCTTGCCGCCCTGCCCAGGGTCCATGGTCTGATCGGCAGCGGTCTCGCGATCACCCCCGAATGGCTCGATGCCGCACCGAACCTCGAGGCGGTCGCCACCATCTCGGTGGGCTACGACGGCATCCCGGTAGAGGAGCTGACACGGCGCGGCATCCTGCTCTGCAACACGCCCGATGTGCTCACCGAGACCACGGCGGATACCGGCTTCGCGCTGATCCTGGCGGCATCTCGCCGCGTCGTCGAGCTGGCCGACTTCGTCAGACGCGGCGACTGGCAGGCCAGTATCGGCGAGGCACAGTTCGGCAGCGACGTGCACGGCAAGACGCTGGGCATGATCGGTTTCGGCCGCATCGGCGCCGCTGTCGCGCGCCGCGGAGCCCTGGGATTTGGCATGCGCGTGCTCTACTCCAACGCCTCCCCAAAGCCAGCCCTGGAGCAGGAGCTGGGGGCCGAGCGTCGTGAGATGGACGCGCTACTCGAAGAGGCGGATATCATCTGTGTGACCGTCCCCTTGACCGCCGAGACCGAACACCTGATCGGCGCTCGAGAATTCAACCTGATGAAGCCCTCGGCGATCTTCGTCAATATTGCCCGCGGCCGAGTGGTACGAGAGGCGGACCTGATCGCGGCACTGGAGAAGGGCCAGGTGCGTGCCGCCGGGCTCGATGTCTTCGAGCAGGAGCCGCTCTCCCCCGAGTCCCCCCTGCCCCATATGCCCAACGTGGTCGCCCTGCCGCATATCGGCTCCGCGACTCGCGAGACCCGGGATGCCATGGCACAGCGTGCCGTGGACAACATCAGCCGGGCCCTACAGGGGCAGCGTCCCATCAGCCTGGTCAACGAGGATGCCTGGAGGCCCGCATGA
- a CDS encoding LacI family DNA-binding transcriptional regulator, producing the protein MHSAPRSNSTILDVAREARASKTSVSRYFGHERERLSPELQARIAMAAQRLGYRPNRMARGLKGGSSGLVGMLVADIRNPFSVAVMHGIEQACRERGLSLMVCNTDNDPSQERAHLELLASYRVEGLVINAAGSPDQELQALTERGIPLVLLDRDVGSIDADVVGLDNQMAIDIALDHLQAQGYRTLLYISEPPAEASSRQIRLKHFQRGCQVRGLNGWIHDQRLDEGACLHRAISNFLSHQTASPRSLLCANGRVTLAVTRVLQELGVTLGDIGLLGIDELDWCALIPPGITTLAQPTEAIGRAALQCLLAEPTSGRTSLAPPYLHPPTLMARGSTRR; encoded by the coding sequence ATGCACTCAGCCCCACGTTCCAACTCCACAATCCTCGATGTGGCTCGCGAGGCGCGCGCCTCCAAGACCAGTGTCTCTCGCTACTTCGGCCACGAGCGCGAGCGCCTTTCGCCTGAGCTGCAGGCGCGCATCGCCATGGCGGCTCAACGTCTGGGTTACCGGCCCAACCGGATGGCACGTGGATTAAAGGGGGGAAGCTCGGGGCTTGTCGGCATGCTGGTCGCCGACATTCGCAACCCCTTCTCGGTGGCCGTCATGCATGGCATAGAGCAGGCCTGCCGAGAGCGGGGCCTATCGTTGATGGTGTGCAATACCGACAACGACCCGAGCCAGGAACGCGCTCACCTTGAGCTGCTCGCCTCTTACCGTGTCGAGGGGCTGGTCATCAACGCCGCCGGCAGCCCCGACCAGGAGTTGCAAGCGCTAACCGAACGGGGCATTCCACTCGTGCTTCTCGACCGTGACGTGGGTAGCATCGATGCTGATGTGGTCGGCCTCGACAACCAGATGGCGATTGATATAGCCCTGGACCACCTCCAGGCCCAGGGCTACCGAACGTTGCTCTATATCAGCGAGCCCCCCGCCGAGGCCAGTTCAAGGCAGATACGCCTGAAGCATTTCCAGCGTGGCTGCCAGGTTCGCGGCTTGAACGGCTGGATACATGACCAGAGGCTGGATGAGGGGGCCTGTCTCCATCGTGCGATTAGCAACTTCTTGTCCCACCAGACCGCCTCACCCAGAAGCCTGCTCTGTGCCAACGGCAGGGTGACGCTTGCGGTGACCCGGGTCCTACAGGAGCTCGGCGTGACCCTGGGAGACATCGGTCTTCTCGGCATTGATGAGCTGGATTGGTGTGCCCTGATACCGCCCGGTATCACCACCCTGGCTCAGCCCACCGAAGCGATCGGTCGTGCCGCACTGCAGTGTCTGCTGGCGGAGCCGACATCCGGCAGGACGTCTCTGGCACCACCCTATCTACACCCCCCTACGCTGATGGCCCGCGGCTCCACAAGACGCTGA
- a CDS encoding LrgB family protein has translation MPELIDHLMASPLAAVALTLAAYFTGDRLFRALRAPAWCPPLLVAALLLATALWLLGIDYADYRTGAGWMTLLLGPATVALGLPLYQQMGHIRALWRPLLLCLPIAAGMAALYAVGIAWLLGAPPEILASLAPKSVTAPIAIGITERLGGSVALMMGGLLVTGVAAIGAVGLVARWLGIHDQRLLGLALGINGHALGTVRAFEIGPTAGAFASLGMSLTGILTALLLPLAWRLPGLIG, from the coding sequence ATGCCTGAGCTGATCGACCACCTGATGGCCAGCCCCCTCGCCGCCGTGGCACTCACGCTGGCCGCCTACTTCACCGGCGACCGGCTATTTCGTGCCCTGCGTGCCCCCGCCTGGTGCCCTCCGCTGCTGGTGGCCGCCCTGCTGCTGGCCACCGCGCTCTGGCTGCTCGGCATCGACTATGCCGACTATCGTACGGGAGCCGGCTGGATGACACTGCTGCTGGGCCCAGCCACGGTGGCGCTGGGCCTGCCGCTCTATCAGCAGATGGGGCATATCCGCGCACTGTGGCGACCGCTGCTGCTGTGCTTACCTATCGCCGCCGGCATGGCCGCCCTCTATGCGGTAGGCATCGCCTGGCTGCTGGGCGCGCCCCCGGAGATCCTCGCCTCGCTGGCTCCCAAGTCGGTCACAGCGCCTATCGCCATCGGCATCACCGAACGCCTCGGCGGCTCGGTGGCGCTGATGATGGGAGGCCTGCTGGTCACCGGCGTGGCGGCAATCGGCGCGGTCGGCCTGGTGGCACGCTGGCTCGGCATTCACGACCAACGCCTGCTGGGCCTGGCACTGGGCATCAACGGCCACGCCCTGGGCACGGTACGCGCCTTCGAGATCGGTCCTACCGCCGGCGCCTTCGCCTCCCTGGGCATGAGTCTCACCGGCATCCTCACCGCCCTGCTGCTGCCGCTGGCCTGGCGCCTGCCGGGACTCATCGGCTGA
- the tkt gene encoding transketolase, which translates to MPSRFELANAIRALTMDAVQKANSGHPGAPMGMADIAEVLWNDYLKHNPADPKWADRDRFVLSNGHGSMLLYSLLHLTGYELGLEELQNFRQLHSKTAGHPEYGYAPGIETTTGPLGQGLANAVGMALAEKTLAAQFNRPGHDIVDHHTYCFLGDGCLMEGISHEVSSLAGTQKLGKLIAFYDDNGISIDGEVEGWFTDDTAKRFEAYGWHVVPNVDGHKPEEIRAAIEMARSQDERPSLIICKTVIGFGAPNKQGKEECHGAPLGDDEVAAARQQLGWPHAPFHVPEEIYRGWDASEAGQARQSDWLARFDRYAEAYPELAAEFERRMASKLPQELPTEALLQKAQDDGESIASRKASLNCLNTLGPALPELLGGSADLAPSNLTFWNGAQAITPETPGGNYLHYGVREFGMGAIMNGIALHGGFIPYGATFLIFMEYMRNAVRMAALMGKQAIYVFTHDSIGLGEDGPTHQPIEQLTALRSTPNLLIWRPCDAAETAASWGAALKRQSGPTALILSRQGLPHQTRTKQQLANIQRGGYVLKDCEGTPELILIATGSEVALAMDAAAQLAEQGRAVRVVSMPSTYRFNGQDAEYRESVLPRAVTKRLAIEASHADYWHKFVGLDGRVIGLKSYGESAPASDLFKHFGFTVENVVKQASELLEE; encoded by the coding sequence ATGCCGTCCCGTTTCGAACTGGCCAATGCCATTCGCGCCCTCACCATGGATGCCGTCCAGAAGGCCAACTCCGGCCACCCCGGCGCGCCCATGGGCATGGCCGATATTGCCGAGGTGCTGTGGAACGACTACCTCAAGCACAACCCGGCCGACCCGAAGTGGGCCGACCGTGACCGCTTCGTGCTCTCCAACGGTCACGGCTCCATGCTGCTCTACTCCCTGCTGCACCTCACCGGCTACGAGCTCGGCCTCGAGGAGTTGCAGAACTTCCGCCAGCTCCACTCCAAGACCGCCGGCCACCCCGAGTACGGCTACGCGCCGGGGATCGAGACCACCACCGGCCCACTGGGCCAGGGCCTGGCCAACGCCGTGGGCATGGCGCTCGCCGAGAAGACCCTAGCGGCCCAGTTCAACCGCCCCGGTCACGATATCGTCGACCATCACACCTACTGCTTCCTGGGTGACGGCTGCCTGATGGAGGGCATCTCCCACGAGGTGAGCTCCCTGGCCGGCACCCAGAAGCTCGGCAAGCTGATCGCCTTCTATGACGACAACGGCATCTCCATCGATGGCGAGGTCGAGGGCTGGTTCACCGACGATACCGCCAAGCGCTTCGAGGCCTACGGCTGGCACGTGGTGCCCAACGTCGACGGCCACAAGCCCGAGGAGATCCGTGCCGCCATCGAGATGGCCCGCAGCCAGGACGAGCGGCCCAGCCTGATCATCTGCAAGACGGTGATCGGCTTCGGCGCCCCCAACAAGCAGGGCAAGGAGGAGTGCCACGGCGCACCCCTGGGCGATGACGAAGTCGCCGCCGCCCGCCAGCAACTCGGCTGGCCCCACGCGCCCTTCCACGTGCCCGAGGAGATCTATCGCGGCTGGGACGCCAGCGAAGCCGGCCAGGCTCGCCAGAGCGACTGGCTGGCACGCTTCGACCGCTACGCCGAGGCCTATCCCGAGCTGGCCGCGGAGTTCGAGCGGCGCATGGCCAGCAAGCTGCCTCAGGAGCTGCCCACCGAGGCGCTGCTGCAGAAGGCGCAGGACGACGGCGAGAGCATCGCCTCGCGCAAGGCCTCGCTGAACTGCCTCAACACCCTGGGGCCGGCGCTACCCGAGCTACTCGGTGGCAGCGCCGACCTGGCCCCCTCCAACCTGACCTTCTGGAACGGTGCCCAGGCCATCACTCCCGAGACCCCGGGAGGCAACTATCTGCATTACGGGGTACGCGAGTTCGGCATGGGCGCGATCATGAATGGCATCGCCCTGCATGGCGGCTTCATCCCCTACGGCGCCACCTTCCTGATCTTCATGGAGTACATGCGCAACGCCGTGCGCATGGCCGCCCTGATGGGCAAGCAGGCCATCTATGTGTTCACCCACGACTCCATCGGCCTGGGTGAGGACGGTCCCACTCACCAGCCGATCGAGCAGCTCACCGCCCTACGCTCGACCCCCAATCTGCTGATCTGGCGCCCCTGCGATGCCGCCGAGACCGCGGCCTCCTGGGGCGCGGCGCTGAAGCGTCAGTCGGGCCCCACCGCCCTGATCCTCTCGCGCCAAGGCCTGCCGCACCAGACCCGCACCAAGCAGCAGTTGGCCAACATCCAGCGTGGCGGCTATGTGCTGAAGGACTGCGAAGGCACCCCCGAGCTGATCCTGATCGCCACCGGCTCCGAGGTCGCCCTGGCCATGGATGCCGCCGCCCAGCTCGCTGAGCAGGGTCGGGCCGTGCGCGTGGTCTCCATGCCCTCCACCTACCGCTTCAACGGCCAGGACGCCGAGTACCGCGAGAGCGTGCTGCCCAGGGCCGTGACCAAGCGCCTGGCCATCGAGGCCAGCCACGCCGACTACTGGCACAAGTTCGTGGGCCTCGACGGCCGGGTGATCGGCCTGAAGAGCTACGGCGAATCCGCCCCGGCCAGCGACCTGTTCAAGCACTTCGGCTTCACCGTGGAGAACGTGGTCAAGCAGGCCAGCGAGCTGCTGGAAGAATAA
- a CDS encoding glyceraldehyde 3-phosphate dehydrogenase NAD-binding domain-containing protein — protein sequence MAHRIAINGYGRIGQCVLRALIEQQKAEQQKAEQQGAAQRRAGTPGHAPELEIVAINELSDLATIAYLTRYDTTHGRFPGEVSARDGHLVIDGQPIRVLNEADPDRLPWAELGIDLVLECSGSFRDRATAARHLAAGAGRLLFSQPAEVDVDATIVSGINDHELAPDRRIVSAASCTTNCLVPVLTVLDEALGIEHGVTTTIHSAMNDQPVIDAYHQTDLRLTRSAMHSIVPVDTGLARGINRLMPHLAGRFECLHVRVPTINVSAMDLAITVRRDTTAAEVNALLAEASRGRLAGLLGYTEEPMASVDFNHDPRSGIVDATQTRVAGGRLIKLLCWFDNEWGFANRMLDVARHLAAMPLDTPCPPSGFPKMRNTPR from the coding sequence ATGGCCCATCGCATCGCCATCAACGGTTACGGCCGCATCGGCCAGTGCGTGCTGCGCGCCCTGATTGAACAGCAAAAAGCCGAACAGCAGAAAGCCGAGCAACAGGGCGCCGCGCAACGGCGGGCAGGGACACCCGGGCACGCACCAGAGCTCGAGATCGTGGCGATCAACGAGCTCTCCGACCTGGCCACCATCGCCTACCTGACCCGCTACGACACCACCCACGGCCGCTTCCCCGGCGAGGTGAGTGCCCGCGACGGCCACCTGGTGATCGACGGCCAGCCGATCCGGGTGCTCAACGAGGCCGACCCCGACCGCCTGCCCTGGGCGGAGCTCGGCATCGACCTGGTGCTGGAGTGTTCCGGCAGTTTCCGGGACCGCGCCACCGCCGCGCGCCACCTGGCCGCCGGCGCCGGCCGCCTGCTGTTCTCCCAACCGGCGGAGGTCGATGTCGACGCCACCATCGTCAGCGGCATCAATGACCACGAACTGGCGCCTGACCGGCGCATCGTCTCGGCGGCCTCCTGCACCACCAACTGCCTGGTACCGGTGCTCACCGTGCTCGACGAGGCACTGGGCATCGAGCATGGCGTCACCACCACGATCCATTCGGCGATGAACGACCAGCCGGTGATCGACGCCTACCACCAGACCGACCTGCGCCTGACCCGCTCGGCGATGCACTCCATCGTGCCGGTGGACACCGGCCTGGCGCGGGGCATCAACCGCCTGATGCCCCATCTGGCCGGGCGCTTCGAGTGCCTGCACGTGAGGGTGCCTACCATCAACGTCTCGGCCATGGACCTGGCCATCACGGTGCGCCGCGACACCACCGCCGCCGAGGTCAACGCCCTGCTCGCCGAGGCCAGCCGCGGGCGCCTGGCCGGGCTCCTCGGCTACACCGAGGAGCCCATGGCCTCGGTCGACTTCAACCACGATCCGCGCTCCGGTATCGTGGACGCCACCCAGACCCGGGTGGCCGGCGGCCGCCTGATCAAGCTGCTGTGCTGGTTCGACAACGAGTGGGGCTTCGCCAATCGTATGCTCGATGTCGCCCGGCATCTGGCCGCCATGCCCCTCGACACTCCCTGCCCCCCTTCCGGCTTCCCCAAGATGAGGAACACGCCCCGATGA
- the fba gene encoding class II fructose-bisphosphate aldolase (catalyzes the reversible aldol condensation of dihydroxyacetonephosphate and glyceraldehyde 3-phosphate in the Calvin cycle, glycolysis, and/or gluconeogenesis), translating into MALISMRQLLDHAAEHGYGVPAFNVNNLEQMRAIMEAADRTDSPVIVQASAGARKYAGAPFLRHLILAAVEEFPHIPVVMHQDHGTSPAVCQRSIQLGFSSVMMDGSLGEDGKTPTSYDYNVDVTRRTVEMAHACGVSVEGELGCLGSLETGMAGEEDGIGAEGKLDMEQLLTDPEEAADFVKATGVDALAIAIGTSHGAYKFTQPPTGDTLSIQRIKEIHARIPDTHLVMHGSSSVPQEWLEVINAHGGEIPETYGVPVAEIIEGIKHGVRKVNIDTDLRLASTGAVRRFLAENPSEFDPRKFLKETVTAMRDLCIDRYEAFGTAGNASKIKPINLEAMFERYASGELDPKVR; encoded by the coding sequence ATGGCACTGATCAGCATGCGCCAGCTGCTGGACCACGCCGCCGAGCATGGCTACGGCGTGCCGGCCTTCAACGTCAACAACCTCGAGCAGATGCGGGCCATCATGGAAGCCGCGGATCGCACCGACTCTCCGGTGATCGTCCAGGCCTCCGCCGGCGCCCGCAAGTACGCCGGCGCCCCCTTCCTGCGCCACCTGATCCTGGCCGCGGTGGAGGAGTTCCCGCACATCCCGGTGGTCATGCACCAGGACCACGGCACCAGCCCGGCGGTCTGCCAACGCTCCATCCAACTGGGCTTCTCCTCGGTGATGATGGACGGCTCCCTGGGCGAGGACGGCAAGACCCCGACCAGCTACGACTACAACGTCGACGTCACCCGTCGCACCGTGGAGATGGCCCACGCCTGCGGCGTCTCCGTGGAGGGCGAGCTGGGCTGCCTGGGTAGCCTGGAGACCGGCATGGCCGGTGAGGAAGACGGCATCGGCGCCGAGGGCAAGCTCGACATGGAGCAGCTGCTCACCGACCCGGAGGAGGCCGCCGACTTCGTCAAGGCCACCGGCGTGGACGCCCTGGCCATCGCCATCGGCACCAGCCACGGCGCCTACAAGTTCACCCAGCCGCCCACCGGCGACACCCTCTCCATCCAGCGCATCAAGGAGATCCACGCCCGCATCCCCGACACCCACCTGGTGATGCACGGCTCCTCCTCGGTGCCCCAGGAGTGGCTCGAGGTGATCAACGCCCACGGCGGCGAGATCCCCGAAACCTACGGCGTGCCCGTCGCAGAGATCATCGAGGGCATCAAGCACGGCGTACGCAAGGTCAACATCGACACCGACCTGCGCCTGGCCTCCACCGGTGCGGTGCGCCGTTTCCTCGCCGAGAACCCCAGCGAGTTCGACCCGCGCAAGTTCCTCAAGGAGACCGTCACCGCCATGCGCGATCTGTGCATCGATCGCTACGAGGCCTTCGGCACCGCCGGCAACGCCTCCAAGATCAAGCCGATCAACCTGGAGGCGATGTTCGAGCGCTATGCCAGTGGCGAGCTGGATCCCAAGGTGCGCTAA
- a CDS encoding HAD-IA family hydrolase gives MTPPLCLLFDSDDTLVDSEILLAQVMGEILPTFGLPFSARQYLDAFRGVRFQTIIEALEERHGALDEGAFPILEGEMRALMERRMRAELRPIEGMPRALEALVDHPKAVVSNGPERKIRCAMESSGLAPHFGDNLFSAYTLNVWKPDPGLYLKAAESMGHPSERCVVIDDAAVGVAAGLAAGMRVIHLNRFPTEERTPDGALAIQRAEELPDILEVLSGTAHRPQVADS, from the coding sequence ATGACCCCACCGCTCTGCCTGCTTTTCGACTCCGACGACACCCTGGTCGACAGTGAGATCCTGCTTGCCCAGGTGATGGGGGAAATCCTGCCGACCTTCGGCCTGCCCTTCTCTGCCCGACAGTATCTGGACGCGTTCCGCGGAGTGCGTTTCCAGACCATCATCGAGGCCCTGGAAGAGCGCCACGGTGCCCTGGACGAAGGCGCCTTTCCGATACTGGAAGGCGAGATGCGCGCTCTGATGGAGCGACGCATGCGTGCCGAGTTGCGGCCTATCGAGGGGATGCCGCGGGCCCTGGAGGCGCTGGTCGATCACCCCAAGGCGGTAGTTTCCAATGGCCCAGAGCGAAAGATCCGCTGTGCCATGGAGAGTAGCGGCCTGGCTCCCCACTTCGGCGACAACCTCTTCAGCGCCTACACCCTGAACGTCTGGAAGCCCGACCCTGGGCTATATCTCAAGGCTGCCGAGTCCATGGGTCATCCCTCCGAGCGCTGCGTGGTGATCGATGACGCCGCGGTGGGGGTAGCGGCGGGCCTCGCGGCCGGCATGCGGGTCATCCACCTCAACCGCTTCCCGACGGAGGAGAGGACGCCGGATGGCGCGCTGGCCATCCAACGCGCCGAGGAGCTGCCGGATATCCTTGAGGTCCTGTCCGGCACTGCTCACCGGCCCCAGGTGGCAGACAGCTGA
- a CDS encoding phosphoglycerate kinase, whose amino-acid sequence MNVRKMTDLDLNGKRVLIREDLNVPVKHGKVTSDARLRAALPSIQAALDGGARVLLMSHLGRPTEGEPAAAFSLAPVAERLGELLGRPVRLVEEYLDGTFAVDDGEVALLENVRFNQGEKKDDETLSKQYAALCDIYVMDAFGTAHRAQASTHGVARFAPVACAGPLLATELDALEKALATPARPMMAIVGGSKVSTKLEVLNALSAKCDQLIVGGGIANTFIAAAGHNVGKSLHEADLIDQAKALMAKVEIPLPSDVVVATEFSDAAEAIVKPVDQVGDDEMILDIGPDSAARLAAMLKDAGTILWNGPVGVFEIDQFGHGTEVIARAIAESPAFSIAGGGDTLAAIDKYAIAEKVSYISTGGGAFLEYVEGKTLPAVAALEAAAAQA is encoded by the coding sequence ATGAACGTGCGCAAGATGACCGACCTCGACCTCAACGGAAAGCGCGTACTGATCCGCGAGGACCTCAACGTACCCGTCAAGCACGGCAAGGTGACCAGCGACGCCCGACTGCGCGCGGCCCTGCCCTCCATCCAGGCCGCCCTGGACGGCGGCGCCCGAGTGCTGCTGATGAGCCACCTGGGACGCCCCACCGAGGGCGAGCCCGCCGCGGCGTTTTCCCTGGCGCCGGTGGCCGAGCGCCTGGGCGAGCTGCTGGGCCGCCCGGTGCGCCTGGTCGAGGAGTATCTCGACGGCACCTTCGCGGTGGACGACGGCGAGGTGGCGCTGCTCGAGAACGTGCGCTTCAACCAGGGCGAAAAGAAGGACGACGAGACGCTCTCGAAGCAGTATGCCGCGCTCTGCGACATCTACGTGATGGACGCCTTCGGCACCGCCCACCGCGCCCAGGCCTCCACCCACGGCGTGGCACGCTTCGCCCCCGTGGCCTGTGCCGGCCCGCTACTGGCTACCGAACTCGACGCCCTGGAGAAGGCGCTGGCCACCCCGGCACGCCCCATGATGGCCATCGTCGGTGGCTCCAAGGTCTCCACCAAGCTGGAGGTCCTCAACGCTCTCTCCGCGAAGTGCGACCAGCTGATCGTCGGCGGCGGCATCGCCAACACCTTCATCGCCGCGGCGGGCCACAATGTCGGCAAGTCGCTGCATGAGGCCGACCTGATCGACCAGGCGAAGGCACTGATGGCAAAGGTCGAGATCCCGCTGCCCTCCGACGTGGTGGTGGCCACCGAGTTCTCCGACGCCGCCGAGGCCATCGTCAAACCGGTGGACCAGGTGGGCGACGACGAGATGATCCTCGATATCGGCCCCGACAGCGCGGCACGCCTGGCGGCCATGCTCAAGGACGCCGGCACCATCCTGTGGAACGGCCCGGTGGGCGTGTTCGAGATCGACCAGTTCGGCCACGGCACCGAGGTGATCGCCCGCGCCATCGCCGAGAGCCCGGCCTTCTCCATCGCCGGTGGCGGCGACACCCTGGCGGCCATCGACAAGTACGCCATCGCAGAAAAGGTCTCCTACATCTCCACCGGCGGCGGCGCCTTCCTCGAGTACGTCGAAGGCAAGACCCTGCCGGCGGTGGCCGCCCTGGAAGCCGCCGCGGCCCAGGCCTGA